In Mycobacterium branderi, the DNA window GAACCGCGACAACAGCCGAATCTCCCGCTTGGACGTCGCCGCCCGGTCGGCGTGAACCTGCAGGACCGCCCTGGCTAGGTCACCGGAGTCCGATTCGTTCTCCAGCGTCTCGGCGCCGTCGATGGCCCGCTCCACCGGCAACGAGCACAGCATCGGATGGGTGCGGTTCAGGATGAGACCGGCCAGCGGCATGCGCTCCTCGGAAAGCCGGTCGACAAAGAACGACGCCTCCCGCAGCGCGTCCGGCTCGGCCGCTGACACCACCACGAACTGCGTACCGCGTCGCTTCAGCAGCGCGTAGGTGCGGTCGGCCTTCTCCCGGAACCCGCCGAAGGTGGCATCCAGCGACTGCACGAAACCTGCAGCGTCGGAAAGCATTTGGGAGCCCAGGACGGTCGACAGCGCCTTCATCGCCAGGCCGACGGCGCCGGTGACCAGTCGGCCGATGCCGCGCCCGGGCCCGAGCAGCAGCCGCCACAGCCGGCTATCCATGAAGCTGCCCAACCGTTTCGGCGCGTCCAGGAAATCCAGCGCGTTGCGCGACGGCGGCGTGTCCACCACCACCAAGTCCCAACGGTCCTGGCTCAGCAGCTGGCCGAGCTTTTCCATCGCCATGTATTCCTGGGTGCCGGCCAGCGAGGTGGCGACCGTCTGGTAGAACTGGTTGTCCAGAATCGCTTGTGCGCGTTCGGGTCCGGAGTACTGGATCACCATCTCGTCGAACGTGCGGCGCATGTCGAGCATCATCGCGTAGAGCTGGCCCGGTACTTCGGGAGCCAGCGGCACGCGCTGCGGCGAGTTGCCAAGGTCGTTGATTCCCAACGCTTGTGCGAGCCGCTTGGCCGGGTCGATGGTCAATACCACGACGGTGCGGCCGTTCTCGGCTGCGCGCAACGCCATCGCGGCGGCAGTGGTGGTCTTGCCGACGCCGCCGGCGCCGCAGCACACCACCACCCGGTTGGTTTTGTCGGCCAGGATAGCGGCCACGTCCAGTCTCGGCGGCGTGGTACTCATCGAACTCCTTGCTGCGCAAGCACTTCGGAGAGCTCGTAGAGACTGCCGAGATCGACACCGTCGGCGATCGTGGGGAGCTCCAGCCGCGGCACTTGCAACTCGTCGAGCTGCTCGGCGGTTTCGGCGCGGGCGGTGATGCGGGTGGCGTGCTGGATGGTCTCGGTCAGCAGGCCGGCGAAATCGTGGTCGTTCAGCGTGATTCCGGCCTTCGCAAGTCCTGCCCGCACCGCGTCGGCGTCGATGTCGCCCTCGGCCGCCTTGGCCAGGTCGTCGGGCTGCAGGTAGGCCGGGATGTTGCGGTTGACGATCACGCTGCCGATCGGCAGGTTCAACTCCTGCAACTCGTCGATGGCCTCCATGGTCTCCTGCATGGGCAGCGCCTCCAGCAGCGTCACCAGGTGTACGGCGGTCTGGTCGGAATGCAGCAGCTGGACCACACCCTCGCTTTGCGAATACACCGGCCCACCCTTGGCCAGATCGGCCACCGCCCTGGTGACGTCCAAAAAGCGCGCGATGCGACCCGTCGGCGGCGCATCGACCACGACTGCGTCGTACACGGGCTGCCGGTCCTTGCCGACGCGGATCACCGACTCCTTGATCTTTCCGGTGAGCAGCACGTCGCGCAGGCCCGGCGCGATCGTCGTGGCGAACTCGATCGCGCCGATGCGCCGCATCGCCCGGCCGGCGATGCCGAGGTTGTAGAACATGTCGAGGTATTCCAGGAACGCGGCCTCGATGTCGATTGCCAGCGCGTTGACGAGGCCGCCATGTTCGGCGGTCGCGATCTTGACCTCTTTGTAGGGCAGCGGCGGCACGTCGAAAAGTTGCGCAATCCCTTGGCGCCCTTCGACTTCCACGAGCAACACCTTGCGCCCGCCGGACGCCAGGGTCAGTGCGAGCGCGGCGGCGACGGTCGACTTACCGGTGCCCCCCTTGCCGGTCACGAAATGCAAGCGGGCCTTCTCCAGTCGTGCTGGCCAGCCGATGGAAGCAACGCTGCTTGGTGTGGTCGCCACCAAAGCATGCTAACCAACGTGCGTTGTCACCCGACGGATAAGCTCGGGCTATGACCCAACCGACCGCCTGGGAGTACGCAACCGTCCCGCTCTTGACGCACGCCACCAAACAAATCCTCGACCAGTGGGGTGCCGACGGCTGGGAGCTGGTTTCGGTGCTGCCCGGTCCGACGGGTGAGCAACACGTCGCGTATCTGAAACGCCCGAAGTGAGCGCGGGGTCTGCCAAGGCCCGGCTCGCTGAGCTCGGCATCGAGCTCCCGGCAGTGGTGAAGCCGCTGGCCGCCTACGTTCCCGCCGTGCGCACCGGCAACCTGGTGTACACGGCCGGCCAGCTGCCGATGCAGGACGGCAAGCTGGCCGGCGCCGGCAAGGTCGGCGCCGAGGTCAGCCCCGAGGACGGCAAGGAGCTGGCGCGGCTCTGCGCGCTCAACGCGCTGGCGGCAGTGGATTCGCTGGTGGGCATCGATGCGGTGATCCAGGTGGTCAAGGTGGTCGGGTTCGTCGCCTCCGCCCCCGGGTTCAGCGGTCAGCCGGGGGTCGTCAACGGCGCGTCGGAGCTGCTCGCCGAGGTGTTCGGGGACCGCGGCGCGCATGCGCGTTCGGCGGTCGGCGTTGCCGAGTTGCCGCTCGATGCGCCGGTGGAAGTCGAGCTCGTCGTCGAGGTGGGGTCCTGAAGCACCCCGCCTACGGACAGCTGCGACCGGTCACCGACACCGCCTCGGTGCTGTTGGCCCACAACCCCGGCTTGATGACGCTGGAGGGCACCAACACCTGGGTGCTGCGCGGCCCGCGCAGCGACGAGGCGGTGATTGTCGACCCCGGACCCGACGACGACGAGCACATCGCCGGTGTCGCGGCCGTCGGCCGGGTCTCGCTGATACTGATCAGCCATCGGCACGGCGACCACACCGACGGCATCGACAAGCTGGTCGACGCGACCGGCGCGGTCGTGCGATCGGTGGGC includes these proteins:
- a CDS encoding DUF4177 domain-containing protein is translated as MTQPTAWEYATVPLLTHATKQILDQWGADGWELVSVLPGPTGEQHVAYLKRPK
- a CDS encoding ArsA family ATPase, which codes for MVATTPSSVASIGWPARLEKARLHFVTGKGGTGKSTVAAALALTLASGGRKVLLVEVEGRQGIAQLFDVPPLPYKEVKIATAEHGGLVNALAIDIEAAFLEYLDMFYNLGIAGRAMRRIGAIEFATTIAPGLRDVLLTGKIKESVIRVGKDRQPVYDAVVVDAPPTGRIARFLDVTRAVADLAKGGPVYSQSEGVVQLLHSDQTAVHLVTLLEALPMQETMEAIDELQELNLPIGSVIVNRNIPAYLQPDDLAKAAEGDIDADAVRAGLAKAGITLNDHDFAGLLTETIQHATRITARAETAEQLDELQVPRLELPTIADGVDLGSLYELSEVLAQQGVR
- a CDS encoding ArsA family ATPase — encoded protein: MSTTPPRLDVAAILADKTNRVVVCCGAGGVGKTTTAAAMALRAAENGRTVVVLTIDPAKRLAQALGINDLGNSPQRVPLAPEVPGQLYAMMLDMRRTFDEMVIQYSGPERAQAILDNQFYQTVATSLAGTQEYMAMEKLGQLLSQDRWDLVVVDTPPSRNALDFLDAPKRLGSFMDSRLWRLLLGPGRGIGRLVTGAVGLAMKALSTVLGSQMLSDAAGFVQSLDATFGGFREKADRTYALLKRRGTQFVVVSAAEPDALREASFFVDRLSEERMPLAGLILNRTHPMLCSLPVERAIDGAETLENESDSGDLARAVLQVHADRAATSKREIRLLSRFTGANPHVAIVGVPSLPFDVCDLEALRAIADQMTATNGAA
- a CDS encoding RidA family protein; this translates as MSAGSAKARLAELGIELPAVVKPLAAYVPAVRTGNLVYTAGQLPMQDGKLAGAGKVGAEVSPEDGKELARLCALNALAAVDSLVGIDAVIQVVKVVGFVASAPGFSGQPGVVNGASELLAEVFGDRGAHARSAVGVAELPLDAPVEVELVVEVGS